A region from the Paenibacillus humicola genome encodes:
- a CDS encoding bifunctional folylpolyglutamate synthase/dihydrofolate synthase: MADAQQSSAAGTLATYEEARDWINGRVPFGIRPGLERMIKLMEAFGRPERRLKFIHVAGTNGKGSVCAYLTSVLIRCGYGVGTFTSPYITKFTNRFQYNGTDIPEETLLRLTNELKPHVEAIAETELGPPTMFEVSTALAILYFATVEYPDYVVWETGLGGRLDVTNIVTPVVSVITNIGHDHMDILGDTIEAVAREKAGIIKPGVPVVTAVGQPEAADVVAQAAQEKKSSLYRYGEKFGITPLTAREGEQTFRFDGLFRTIEPLTITLSGAHQRMNAAVAVMTLEVLRQYYALILDDEDLREGLRTAKWPGRLETISRSPRLLIDGAHNPEGAETLAAALRETYRYDKLHLMAGMLANKNHRDALRHILPLVDTLVVTEPDFRRAMPAEELAEIAVALREELGCSFELIVEPNWKQALRRLLSLTGGGDLAVVTGTLYLIADVRSHVLYNTDSEKGW; this comes from the coding sequence ATGGCAGATGCGCAGCAATCATCCGCAGCCGGGACGCTGGCCACGTACGAGGAAGCAAGAGACTGGATTAATGGACGGGTGCCGTTCGGCATCCGGCCGGGCTTGGAACGAATGATAAAGCTGATGGAAGCATTCGGCCGCCCCGAGCGCAGGCTCAAGTTCATTCATGTCGCGGGGACGAACGGCAAAGGCTCCGTCTGCGCTTATTTGACTAGCGTGCTGATCCGCTGCGGATACGGGGTCGGAACGTTCACGTCCCCGTACATCACGAAGTTCACGAACCGTTTTCAATATAACGGAACGGATATCCCGGAGGAGACGCTGCTCCGGCTGACGAACGAACTGAAGCCGCACGTCGAGGCCATCGCGGAGACGGAGCTTGGGCCGCCGACCATGTTCGAGGTTTCGACGGCTCTCGCGATCCTGTATTTCGCCACCGTCGAATATCCCGATTATGTCGTATGGGAAACCGGCCTCGGCGGAAGGCTGGACGTCACGAACATTGTGACCCCCGTCGTGTCGGTCATTACGAACATCGGCCACGACCATATGGACATTCTCGGCGATACGATCGAAGCGGTCGCGCGCGAGAAAGCCGGCATTATTAAGCCGGGCGTGCCGGTCGTGACGGCAGTCGGCCAGCCTGAGGCGGCCGATGTCGTGGCGCAAGCGGCTCAGGAGAAAAAAAGCAGCCTGTACCGGTACGGCGAAAAATTCGGCATTACCCCGTTGACGGCCCGAGAAGGCGAGCAGACGTTCCGGTTCGACGGGCTGTTCCGCACGATCGAACCGCTCACGATTACGCTGAGCGGCGCTCATCAGCGGATGAACGCGGCCGTCGCGGTCATGACGCTTGAGGTGCTGCGGCAGTATTATGCGCTCATCCTGGACGACGAGGATCTGCGCGAGGGGCTGCGCACGGCCAAATGGCCCGGACGGCTGGAGACGATTTCCCGTTCCCCGCGGCTTTTGATCGACGGAGCGCACAATCCGGAAGGGGCGGAGACGCTGGCCGCCGCGCTGCGCGAAACGTACCGGTACGACAAACTTCATTTGATGGCCGGGATGCTGGCAAATAAGAATCATCGCGACGCACTGCGGCATATACTACCTCTAGTGGATACGCTTGTGGTAACCGAGCCCGACTTCCGCAGAGCGATGCCGGCTGAAGAGCTGGCGGAAATCGCCGTCGCGCTCCGGGAGGAACTTGGCTGTTCCTTCGAGCTCATCGTGGAACCGAACTGGAAGCAGGCGCTTCGCCGGCTGCTGTCGCTGACCGGCGGCGGGGACCTTGCCGTTGTGACGGGAACGCTATATTTGATCGCCGATGTTCGCTCCCATGTGCTCTACAATACGGATTCTGAAAAAGGTTGGTGA
- the murC gene encoding UDP-N-acetylmuramate--L-alanine ligase: MNTAEHVHFIGIGGYGMSAIARVMLELGYTVTGSDVARQELTEKLAAKGARIYIGHEPEHVRGADLVVYSTALSRDNVERKAAEELNIPILHRAQMLARLMNNGRGVAVAGAHGKTTTTSMIALVMETCKLDPTYIIGGEIVNVGTNAKAGKGEYVVAEADESDGSFLQYHPAIAIVTNIEPDHLENYDGDFAKLKAAYVQFLSQVKADGKAIVCVDDENVREMLPRLQAGPLGAAGVLTYAIDRDAEFTAANVSPGDRKVSFDMLRRGVSLGRIELSVPGRHNVYNAMATVMTCLEAGIPFESIASAIALFHGAKRRFQVLGEVNDVLVIDDYAHHPTEIQATIDAARATGKRIIAVFQPQRYTRTFFLLEQFSRAFAGADEVIITDIYSPAGEQQIEGVHSQKLVELIVKNSNPNTSYIPTKEEVQERLAEKVAPGDLVITMGAGDIWKTADGLARTLRARYGS; this comes from the coding sequence TTGAATACGGCAGAACACGTTCATTTCATCGGCATCGGCGGTTACGGCATGAGCGCGATCGCGCGGGTAATGCTGGAGCTGGGGTATACGGTTACCGGCTCCGACGTCGCGCGGCAAGAGCTGACGGAGAAGCTGGCGGCCAAAGGAGCGCGGATTTATATCGGCCATGAGCCCGAGCATGTGCGGGGAGCCGATCTGGTCGTCTATTCGACCGCATTATCGCGCGACAATGTGGAGCGGAAAGCCGCCGAAGAGCTGAACATCCCGATTCTGCACCGCGCTCAAATGCTGGCGAGGCTGATGAACAACGGCAGGGGCGTCGCGGTTGCGGGCGCGCACGGCAAGACGACGACGACGTCGATGATTGCACTCGTGATGGAGACGTGCAAGCTGGACCCGACCTATATCATCGGCGGCGAGATCGTGAATGTCGGAACGAACGCCAAAGCGGGCAAAGGCGAATACGTCGTCGCCGAGGCGGATGAAAGCGACGGCTCATTTCTCCAGTACCATCCGGCCATCGCCATTGTGACGAATATCGAGCCGGACCATCTGGAAAATTACGACGGCGATTTTGCCAAGCTGAAGGCGGCGTACGTGCAGTTCCTGAGCCAGGTGAAGGCGGACGGGAAAGCGATCGTCTGCGTCGACGACGAGAATGTGCGCGAAATGCTGCCCCGGCTGCAGGCCGGGCCGCTCGGCGCCGCCGGGGTGCTGACGTACGCCATCGACCGGGACGCCGAATTTACGGCGGCGAACGTATCGCCGGGCGACCGGAAGGTTTCGTTCGACATGCTGCGCCGCGGCGTATCGCTCGGGCGGATCGAGCTGTCCGTGCCCGGCAGGCATAACGTGTATAACGCCATGGCGACGGTGATGACGTGCCTCGAAGCAGGCATTCCGTTCGAATCGATCGCTTCCGCCATCGCCTTGTTCCATGGCGCGAAACGCCGTTTTCAGGTGCTGGGCGAGGTGAACGATGTGCTGGTCATTGACGATTATGCGCACCATCCGACCGAAATCCAGGCCACCATCGACGCGGCGCGGGCGACCGGCAAGCGCATTATCGCGGTTTTTCAGCCGCAGCGGTATACCCGCACCTTTTTTCTGCTCGAGCAGTTCAGCCGGGCGTTCGCGGGCGCCGACGAGGTGATCATCACCGATATTTATTCCCCGGCGGGCGAGCAGCAGATCGAAGGCGTTCATTCGCAGAAGCTGGTCGAGCTGATCGTCAAAAACAGCAACCCGAACACGTCCTACATTCCGACAAAGGAAGAAGTGCAGGAACGGCTGGCGGAGAAGGTCGCGCCGGGTGACCTCGTCATCACGATGGGCGCCGGAGACATTTGGAAAACGGCGGACGGGCTGGCCCGGACGCTGCGCGCCAGATACGGCTCCTGA
- a CDS encoding SPOR domain-containing protein, with translation MNSKARITYRFDKQNGIRLEPQQKEQKAAKPALGKTIVPLFGEEMNFTSEIGPWNSPFQDDAFALEQLIRETDGQRADGGREPAESPDGADIGAGKKDGSQHRLDSAVGGGSRFVKGSERQTAAEETDGPDLYEYDFVPLGDEDAGMRRPDFDGEENIHTPIIELEEEGGLTPFVPGKHAAIRGAFFSAPAANYRTTRGPSWFKVFASVTAAVATGALFGYMVLALFAGGDGAQIPDQSAKETAASASAPDGSAAAGGKQGASAAAGTGAAGGSASKPGAGQNGGAAALKVNLPSESYYVLQYGVFSSQDGLDAAVGDLNAKGLAAAPLATGSDFRVYVGLAADKDGAAQLQNSLPGMDVYIKPVDIPSVGAVAFTGDAKNIESFFKLTGDLIRQMDGMTIGGLTGQTDKSAGDWQTLHQQWTTAAGKIQQGLTRAADKDGLAKLAQAVNSAAVAAGEYAKKPSDAALWTVQASLMKAVFAQKDWFASMDAL, from the coding sequence ATGAACTCGAAAGCGCGCATTACGTATCGTTTCGATAAACAAAACGGAATTCGCCTGGAGCCGCAGCAAAAGGAGCAAAAGGCAGCCAAGCCGGCCCTGGGGAAGACGATTGTGCCTTTGTTCGGAGAGGAAATGAACTTTACGTCGGAGATCGGACCGTGGAACAGTCCGTTTCAGGACGACGCCTTTGCGCTGGAGCAGCTGATCCGCGAGACGGACGGGCAGCGGGCCGATGGCGGGCGGGAGCCGGCGGAAAGTCCGGACGGAGCAGATATCGGGGCGGGCAAGAAGGACGGCTCGCAGCATCGCCTGGACTCGGCCGTCGGTGGCGGCAGCCGTTTCGTAAAAGGCTCCGAACGGCAGACGGCGGCCGAAGAGACGGACGGACCGGACCTATATGAGTACGATTTTGTCCCGCTCGGCGATGAGGACGCCGGAATGCGGCGTCCCGACTTCGACGGGGAGGAAAACATCCATACGCCGATTATCGAACTGGAAGAGGAAGGCGGACTGACGCCTTTCGTACCGGGGAAACACGCGGCCATACGGGGTGCCTTCTTCTCGGCGCCGGCGGCGAACTATCGAACCACGCGGGGCCCTTCCTGGTTCAAGGTGTTTGCCTCGGTGACGGCGGCGGTCGCGACCGGCGCGTTGTTCGGCTATATGGTGCTGGCGCTGTTCGCCGGCGGCGACGGGGCGCAGATACCCGACCAGTCCGCGAAGGAGACGGCGGCGTCCGCAAGCGCCCCTGACGGTTCGGCCGCAGCGGGCGGGAAGCAGGGGGCTTCTGCCGCTGCGGGGACAGGCGCAGCGGGCGGCTCCGCCAGTAAGCCCGGAGCGGGACAAAACGGCGGCGCGGCCGCCCTCAAAGTGAACCTGCCTTCCGAATCGTATTATGTGCTGCAGTACGGTGTTTTCAGCAGCCAGGACGGACTCGATGCGGCGGTCGGCGATTTGAACGCCAAAGGACTGGCGGCGGCGCCGCTTGCGACCGGCAGCGATTTTCGCGTTTATGTCGGGCTTGCCGCCGACAAGGATGGGGCTGCGCAGCTGCAAAACTCGCTTCCCGGCATGGACGTCTATATAAAGCCGGTCGACATCCCTTCCGTCGGCGCAGTCGCGTTTACAGGCGATGCGAAAAATATCGAGTCGTTTTTCAAACTAACCGGCGACCTGATTCGTCAAATGGACGGGATGACCATCGGAGGGCTTACGGGCCAAACGGACAAATCCGCCGGAGACTGGCAGACGCTTCATCAGCAGTGGACGACGGCGGCCGGGAAGATCCAGCAGGGCTTGACGAGGGCAGCGGACAAAGACGGGCTGGCCAAGCTGGCGCAGGCGGTCAATTCCGCCGCGGTCGCCGCCGGGGAATATGCGAAGAAGCCTTCGGACGCCGCCTTGTGGACCGTTCAGGCGTCGCTGATGAAAGCGGTATTCGCGCAGAAAGATTGGTTTGCGTCGATGGATGCATTGTAA
- a CDS encoding DUF4321 domain-containing protein, with protein sequence MKKNAWLLPLFIIIGLVAGALASHWLKPVRALSFLTHSEKVDWTPSADLLVVSYSLKVHIELSLLSIIGLLAAIWLYRKM encoded by the coding sequence ATGAAGAAAAATGCTTGGTTGCTGCCGCTGTTCATCATAATCGGTTTGGTTGCGGGCGCGCTGGCGTCGCACTGGCTCAAGCCCGTCCGTGCACTTTCGTTTTTGACACACTCGGAGAAGGTGGATTGGACGCCGTCTGCGGATTTGCTTGTGGTCAGCTACAGCTTGAAGGTCCACATCGAACTGAGCCTGCTGAGCATCATCGGCCTGCTCGCCGCAATCTGGCTGTACCGAAAAATGTAA
- a CDS encoding Maf family protein, translating into MADSPLNSHSLNVRRLVLASSSPRRRELVEMLDLSLPVLILPTHADETTPPGWTPAQIVEQLALRKARAALPLLQDEPGHAADSVIIGADTIVVLDGEALGKPRDTAAAAAMLGRLQGRTHEVYSGLACIAVRGGSEQDRQIPAPNTRPPGQLTACGEETGEAAEWSGAGYRVVSRTENGMPEAVAGHTVSSVTFKTLSDEEIEGYAMTGEPLDKAGAYGIQGRGAIFVERLEGDFYSVMGLPLHLLYRMLQLYDIRPFQSKNDPNRSAK; encoded by the coding sequence ATGGCGGATTCGCCGCTGAATTCCCATTCGTTGAACGTTCGCCGGCTCGTGCTGGCTTCATCCTCTCCCCGCCGGCGGGAACTGGTCGAGATGCTGGACCTTTCCCTGCCGGTTCTCATTTTACCGACTCATGCCGACGAAACTACGCCGCCCGGCTGGACGCCGGCGCAAATCGTCGAGCAGCTCGCCCTGCGCAAAGCGCGCGCGGCATTGCCGCTGCTGCAGGACGAACCCGGTCATGCCGCGGATTCCGTTATTATCGGAGCGGACACGATCGTCGTCCTGGACGGCGAAGCGCTCGGCAAGCCGAGGGATACGGCTGCCGCTGCCGCCATGCTCGGCCGTCTTCAGGGACGGACGCACGAGGTGTACTCGGGCCTAGCCTGCATCGCCGTACGCGGCGGCTCCGAACAGGACCGCCAAATCCCGGCGCCGAATACGCGGCCGCCCGGGCAGCTTACCGCATGCGGCGAGGAAACCGGCGAAGCTGCGGAATGGTCCGGGGCCGGGTACCGGGTCGTTTCCCGCACGGAGAACGGCATGCCGGAGGCTGTCGCAGGCCATACGGTCAGCAGCGTCACCTTCAAGACGCTGAGCGACGAGGAAATCGAAGGCTATGCCATGACGGGCGAGCCGCTCGATAAAGCCGGAGCATACGGTATTCAGGGGCGCGGCGCGATTTTTGTCGAACGGCTGGAAGGGGACTTTTACAGCGTGATGGGGCTTCCCCTTCATCTGCTTTACCGGATGCTCCAGCTGTACGATATTCGTCCATTCCAGTCCAAGAACGATCCGAATCGATCCGCGAAATAG
- the radC gene encoding RadC family protein: MEANNYVLKDIPSEDRPRERLMNNGAEALSHAELLAILLRTGTKRESAVLLASRILKECGSLRGLVDMSVGELTAIRGIGPAKAVQLRAGIELGRRLARSAGSEAPVIRKPEDAADLLMEELRYLKKEHFVCLFLNTKNQVIARETLSVGTLNASLVHPREVFRAAIKCSSASIICIHNHPSGDPSPSPEDIAMTRRLKEAGELAGIDVLDHLVIGDNRYTSLKEQGFM, translated from the coding sequence GTGGAAGCGAATAACTATGTGCTGAAGGACATTCCATCCGAGGACCGACCGAGGGAACGCCTAATGAATAACGGCGCCGAGGCGCTCAGTCATGCCGAGCTGCTGGCCATTCTGCTGCGCACCGGCACGAAGCGCGAATCGGCCGTTCTGCTTGCCTCCCGGATTTTGAAGGAATGCGGGAGCCTGCGCGGGCTCGTCGATATGAGTGTCGGGGAACTGACGGCGATCCGCGGCATCGGGCCGGCCAAAGCCGTGCAGCTGCGCGCCGGCATCGAGCTCGGGCGGCGCCTGGCCAGAAGCGCGGGCAGCGAAGCGCCGGTCATCCGCAAGCCTGAGGATGCGGCGGATCTGCTGATGGAAGAGCTTCGATATTTGAAGAAGGAGCATTTCGTCTGCCTGTTTTTGAACACGAAAAATCAGGTGATCGCCAGAGAAACGCTGTCGGTCGGCACCTTGAACGCCTCGCTCGTCCATCCCCGCGAGGTGTTTCGCGCGGCGATCAAATGCAGCAGCGCTTCCATTATATGTATACACAATCATCCAAGCGGTGACCCCTCGCCAAGCCCCGAGGACATCGCGATGACGCGCCGTCTGAAGGAAGCCGGCGAGCTGGCCGGCATCGATGTGCTCGATCATCTGGTGATCGGCGATAATCGCTATACCAGTTTGAAGGAGCAGGGATTCATGTAA
- a CDS encoding rod shape-determining protein, with translation MFGGFSKDLGIDLGTANTLVYVRGKGIVVREPSVVALRTDTKTIEAVGEQAKKMIGRTPGNIRAMRPMKDGVIADFETTATMIKYFIRQAQKQRSLFPRHPNVMVCVPSGITAVEQRAVKDATEQAGAREAFTIEEPFAAAIGADLPVWEPTGSMVVDIGGGTTEVAVISLGGIVTSRSIRIAGDEMDEAIIQYTKRMYNLMIGERTSEQLKMEIGSAMTSEKGETMEIRGRDLVTGLPKTIPISADEITEALSDTVNAIVEAVKVTLEKCPPELSADIMDRGIVLTGGGALLRNLDKLLSRETGMPVIVAENPLDCVAIGTGRALDNIDLFKTRGGPVSRSKR, from the coding sequence ATGTTTGGTGGCTTTTCGAAAGATCTGGGAATCGACCTCGGCACGGCGAATACCCTTGTTTATGTGAGAGGCAAAGGCATCGTCGTCAGAGAGCCTTCCGTCGTTGCGCTGCGCACCGATACGAAGACGATCGAGGCGGTTGGCGAGCAGGCGAAGAAAATGATCGGGCGCACGCCCGGCAACATCCGCGCAATGCGGCCGATGAAGGACGGCGTGATCGCCGATTTCGAAACGACGGCCACAATGATCAAATATTTTATCCGTCAGGCGCAGAAGCAGCGTTCGCTCTTTCCGCGTCATCCGAACGTAATGGTGTGCGTGCCCTCCGGCATTACCGCCGTCGAGCAGCGGGCGGTCAAGGATGCGACGGAGCAGGCTGGAGCCCGCGAAGCGTTTACGATCGAGGAGCCGTTCGCGGCGGCGATCGGCGCCGATCTGCCGGTATGGGAGCCGACGGGCAGCATGGTGGTCGATATCGGCGGCGGCACGACCGAGGTGGCCGTCATTTCGCTCGGCGGCATCGTCACGAGCCGTTCGATCCGGATTGCCGGCGACGAAATGGACGAAGCGATCATTCAATATACTAAGCGTATGTACAATTTGATGATCGGCGAACGGACGTCGGAGCAGCTGAAAATGGAGATCGGCTCGGCGATGACGAGCGAGAAAGGCGAAACGATGGAAATCCGCGGCCGCGATCTCGTGACCGGACTGCCGAAAACGATACCGATTTCCGCCGACGAAATCACGGAAGCGCTCAGCGACACCGTGAACGCGATTGTCGAAGCGGTGAAGGTCACCCTGGAGAAATGTCCGCCTGAGCTGTCCGCCGACATTATGGACCGCGGCATCGTGCTGACGGGCGGCGGCGCGCTGCTCCGCAACCTGGACAAGCTCCTGTCGCGGGAAACCGGCATGCCCGTCATCGTCGCGGAGAATCCGCTGGACTGCGTAGCGATCGGCACCGGCCGGGCACTCGACAACATCGACTTGTTCAAAACAAGAGGAGGTCCGGTTTCCCGTTCCAAGCGATAA
- the mreC gene encoding rod shape-determining protein MreC, which yields MFNWMRNRRMFVLMIAFILFIAVMGFTIGERKKLSWPENFVLDSSAFVQQWLYRPAGYIAGLFKDIANLHDIYNENERLRKVAAAYARDSIRFNQIEQKNEQLQKDLNFTERQKKLDDYTYMIAQVVAVNPESYDGTIRIDLGSKDGVEPDMAVVSDKGLIGLVSRVDPFYSSVMPLTKLDANAPDTKLVSATVLGHENESFGIIDSYNAETNRLTMSKIADKDPLKKGDTIITTGFGDVFPKGLMIGTVESRQDGDSGLTATATIIPAADFEHLTEVFVVKTPEGSGS from the coding sequence TTGTTTAACTGGATGCGCAACCGGCGCATGTTCGTGCTGATGATCGCTTTCATCTTGTTTATCGCCGTCATGGGCTTCACGATCGGCGAACGAAAGAAATTGTCGTGGCCCGAAAATTTCGTGCTCGATTCATCCGCATTCGTGCAGCAATGGTTGTACAGGCCCGCTGGTTACATAGCGGGCCTGTTTAAAGATATCGCCAATCTGCACGACATCTACAACGAGAACGAGCGGCTGAGGAAGGTTGCGGCCGCGTATGCGCGCGACAGCATCCGCTTTAACCAGATCGAGCAGAAGAACGAGCAGCTGCAGAAGGATCTGAATTTTACCGAACGGCAGAAAAAACTGGACGACTATACGTACATGATTGCGCAGGTCGTTGCGGTCAACCCCGAATCGTACGACGGGACAATCCGCATCGACCTTGGCTCGAAGGACGGGGTCGAGCCGGACATGGCCGTCGTGTCGGATAAAGGGCTGATCGGTCTTGTCAGCCGCGTCGACCCGTTCTATTCATCGGTTATGCCGTTGACGAAGCTCGACGCCAACGCGCCGGACACGAAGCTGGTCTCCGCGACGGTGCTCGGGCACGAGAACGAATCGTTCGGCATCATCGACAGCTATAACGCGGAAACGAACCGGCTGACGATGTCCAAAATCGCGGATAAGGACCCGCTGAAGAAAGGCGATACGATCATTACGACCGGCTTCGGGGACGTTTTCCCGAAAGGGCTGATGATCGGCACCGTCGAATCGCGGCAGGACGGCGATTCCGGGCTTACCGCCACGGCGACGATCATTCCGGCGGCCGATTTCGAGCATTTGACCGAAGTGTTTGTCGTGAAGACGCCGGAAGGGAGCGGCTCATGA
- the mreD gene encoding rod shape-determining protein MreD encodes MKLQRIVGIMLLLFLAEGTVFYWLMPDSLAGRVIPRFTLAFVLFAAMYRDRHTALLLGFFFGLLQDMAYYGRMIGVHAFGMAIAGYLTGFIFKRKKPTMMMSLSVMFLSTLFYEALLYSVYRLFRLTHETFEWALSDHILPSLLLQVLFALALYVPARRWFEGSVKKKAEEEEE; translated from the coding sequence ATGAAGCTGCAGCGCATCGTCGGCATCATGCTGCTTCTTTTTCTGGCGGAGGGCACGGTGTTTTACTGGCTGATGCCGGACAGTCTGGCCGGACGGGTGATCCCGCGCTTTACGCTCGCTTTCGTCCTGTTCGCGGCCATGTACCGCGACCGCCACACCGCGCTATTGCTCGGATTTTTCTTCGGCTTGCTGCAGGATATGGCCTATTACGGCCGGATGATCGGCGTTCATGCGTTCGGCATGGCGATTGCCGGCTATTTGACCGGCTTCATCTTCAAGCGGAAAAAACCGACGATGATGATGTCGCTGTCGGTCATGTTTTTGTCCACGCTGTTTTACGAGGCGCTGCTTTATTCCGTATACCGGCTGTTCCGGCTGACGCATGAAACGTTCGAGTGGGCGCTGTCCGATCACATTTTGCCCAGTCTCCTTCTGCAGGTGCTGTTTGCGCTCGCCCTATACGTGCCGGCCAGGCGCTGGTTTGAAGGCAGCGTGAAAAAGAAAGCCGAAGAGGAAGAAGAATAG
- the minC gene encoding septum site-determining protein MinC, with the protein MTDKQHITIKGVKDGLVFLLDDTCEFSALLEELQYKLEKSHQQLLSGPIVHVQVKLGSRRLTDEEKERIAETIRQQGNLLVQSIESQVPETPGPGEGRNLKVLTGMVRSGQTIEHEGNLLLMGDLNPGGSLRCTGDIYVLGALRGLAHAGTEGNEDAIIAASLLRPTQLRIADVISRPPDEWMTGDAAMEFAYLNEGVMKIDKMTQLHRLRKEPVVFKA; encoded by the coding sequence GTGACCGACAAGCAGCATATTACGATCAAAGGCGTCAAGGACGGTCTCGTATTCCTCCTGGACGACACCTGCGAATTTTCCGCATTGCTCGAAGAACTTCAATATAAATTGGAAAAATCGCATCAACAGCTGCTGTCCGGTCCGATCGTCCACGTACAGGTGAAGCTGGGCTCGCGCCGGTTGACGGACGAGGAGAAAGAACGGATTGCGGAGACGATTCGCCAGCAGGGCAATCTGCTCGTACAGTCGATCGAAAGCCAGGTTCCGGAAACGCCCGGCCCGGGGGAAGGACGCAACCTGAAGGTGCTGACGGGGATGGTCCGATCCGGACAAACGATCGAGCACGAAGGTAATTTGCTGCTGATGGGCGATTTGAACCCGGGCGGTTCGCTTCGCTGCACGGGCGACATTTATGTGCTGGGCGCGCTTCGCGGCCTGGCCCATGCGGGGACGGAAGGCAACGAGGACGCGATCATCGCCGCATCGCTTCTGCGTCCGACGCAGCTCCGCATTGCGGACGTCATCAGCCGGCCGCCCGACGAATGGATGACGGGGGACGCCGCGATGGAGTTCGCCTATTTGAACGAAGGCGTCATGAAGATCGACAAGATGACGCAGCTGCATCGTTTGCGCAAAGAGCCTGTCGTATTTAAGGCGTAA
- the minD gene encoding septum site-determining protein MinD: protein MGEAIVVTSGKGGVGKTTTSANLGTALALLGKKVCMVDTDIGLRNLDVVMGLENRIIYDLIDVAQGRCRLNQALVKDKRFDELYMLPAAQTKDKHDVTPEQVRDIVLELKKENDYVVIDCPAGIEQGFRNAVAGADRAIVVTTPENAAVRDADRVIGLLEQSQVPARLVINRIRANMVRSGEMLDIDEICQVLAIDLLGIVPDDEKVIKSANAGEPTVMDPSSRAAVAYRNIARRMLGDMVPLMPLEEKSGVFKRFRKFLGIG, encoded by the coding sequence ATGGGAGAAGCGATAGTAGTGACGTCCGGCAAGGGCGGAGTCGGCAAGACAACCACTTCCGCCAATTTGGGGACGGCGCTCGCTTTGCTCGGCAAAAAGGTGTGCATGGTCGATACCGATATCGGCCTTCGGAATTTGGACGTCGTGATGGGGCTTGAGAACCGTATCATCTACGACCTGATCGACGTGGCGCAGGGCCGCTGCCGGCTGAATCAGGCGCTGGTGAAGGACAAGCGGTTCGACGAGCTGTATATGCTGCCGGCCGCGCAGACGAAGGATAAGCACGACGTCACGCCGGAGCAGGTGCGCGATATCGTGCTGGAGCTGAAGAAGGAGAACGATTATGTGGTGATCGACTGTCCGGCGGGCATCGAGCAGGGCTTCCGCAACGCGGTCGCCGGCGCCGACCGCGCCATCGTCGTGACGACGCCGGAGAACGCCGCTGTGCGCGATGCGGACCGCGTCATCGGTCTGCTTGAGCAGTCGCAGGTTCCGGCGCGGCTGGTCATCAACCGGATCCGCGCCAACATGGTGCGCAGCGGGGAGATGCTCGATATCGACGAGATCTGCCAGGTGCTGGCCATCGACCTGCTCGGCATCGTGCCCGATGATGAGAAAGTGATCAAATCGGCGAACGCGGGCGAGCCGACCGTCATGGATCCGTCCTCCCGGGCGGCCGTCGCTTACCGGAACATCGCGCGCCGGATGCTCGGCGATATGGTACCCCTCATGCCGCTGGAGGAGAAGTCCGGCGTCTTCAAACGGTTTCGCAAGTTTCTGGGAATAGGATGA